In the Candidatus Eremiobacterota bacterium genome, one interval contains:
- a CDS encoding S9 family peptidase, with protein MIASLLFAAVALAPAGPSAAPAPAPAAPATAAPAAPKPLTLEALRQTVSVREPAISPDGKRIAYVRGVGDFKADVEKTELILVDVASGARRVLTQDRSDVSNPAWSPDGTRIAFLAAPAKDEMPEIYVLSLDGGDAQRITHVRGTIGGFAWRPDGRAFAFTLRDPQSGAGPAPSPSPGAAKPSPSPTPKGYVEAFTVTDEHYLTRAPSRPSHLWTIDADGANPHQITHGAASDSGRIDWLPGAKQIVLTEQPDAIFAHLTKQHAVVVDLARGTTRPLRAGTVDGGAVLSPDGARAAVRVPRHANVYLQNDLAVRRVSDGADVSNTVALDRNVRWWDWLDDRTVLVGAADGVRQYLWRIPADGGAAARYDLGEVDFGNDATVARDGTIAFVGHLPDGAGELYVLRRNAKPVALSDENGWLRGYALGRSQRIDWTSDGMNVDGVLTYPPNYTAGKQYPLVLVIHGGPVGTSTRAFNGLAQLLASHGDLVLQPNYRGSDNSGDAFLQAIVGPVTSGPGRDNLAGVEAVKKMGIVDPARIGVSGWSGGGLQTSWLIGHATFWRAALSGAAVDDWFEQATLADINEEFAATFLGGATPWTADGRAKYRDESPITYAKNVKTPTLILTDSSDQRVPISQSFAFYRALQGNGVDVRMIEFPRVGHNPTDPVGREARVRIWTEWFDKWLK; from the coding sequence ATGATCGCATCCCTGCTCTTCGCCGCCGTCGCGCTTGCGCCGGCGGGGCCCTCCGCTGCACCGGCGCCGGCGCCGGCCGCACCGGCGACGGCCGCGCCCGCGGCGCCGAAACCGCTGACGCTCGAAGCGCTGCGGCAAACCGTCTCGGTGCGCGAGCCGGCGATCTCGCCGGACGGCAAGCGGATCGCCTACGTGCGCGGCGTCGGTGACTTCAAAGCGGACGTCGAGAAGACGGAGCTGATCCTCGTCGACGTCGCGAGCGGCGCGCGGCGCGTGCTGACGCAAGACCGCAGCGACGTCTCGAACCCCGCGTGGTCGCCGGACGGGACACGGATCGCGTTCCTCGCCGCGCCGGCGAAAGACGAGATGCCCGAGATCTACGTGCTCTCGCTCGACGGCGGCGACGCGCAGCGCATCACGCACGTGCGCGGGACGATCGGCGGTTTCGCATGGCGCCCTGACGGCCGCGCATTCGCGTTCACGCTGCGCGACCCGCAATCCGGCGCCGGCCCCGCGCCGTCGCCCTCGCCCGGAGCTGCGAAACCCTCACCGTCACCGACGCCGAAAGGTTACGTCGAAGCGTTCACCGTCACCGACGAGCACTACCTCACCCGCGCGCCCTCGCGCCCGTCGCACCTGTGGACGATCGACGCCGACGGCGCGAACCCGCACCAGATCACGCACGGCGCGGCCAGCGACAGCGGGCGGATCGACTGGCTTCCCGGCGCGAAACAGATCGTGCTCACCGAACAGCCCGACGCGATCTTCGCGCACCTCACCAAGCAGCACGCCGTCGTCGTCGACCTCGCACGCGGAACCACTCGTCCGCTGCGCGCTGGGACGGTCGACGGCGGTGCGGTGCTCTCGCCCGATGGCGCGCGCGCGGCGGTGCGCGTGCCGCGCCACGCCAACGTGTACTTGCAGAACGACCTCGCCGTTCGTCGCGTGAGCGACGGCGCCGACGTGTCGAACACCGTCGCGCTGGACCGCAACGTGCGCTGGTGGGACTGGCTCGACGACCGCACCGTGCTGGTCGGCGCCGCCGACGGCGTGCGCCAGTATCTCTGGCGCATCCCGGCCGACGGCGGCGCGGCGGCGCGCTACGACTTGGGCGAGGTCGACTTCGGCAACGACGCGACGGTCGCGCGCGACGGAACGATCGCGTTCGTCGGCCATCTTCCCGACGGCGCCGGCGAGCTGTACGTGCTGCGCCGCAACGCGAAGCCGGTCGCGCTCAGCGACGAGAACGGCTGGCTGCGCGGCTACGCGCTCGGCCGCTCGCAGCGCATCGACTGGACCTCCGACGGCATGAACGTCGACGGCGTGCTGACCTACCCGCCGAACTATACCGCCGGCAAGCAATATCCGCTCGTGCTCGTCATCCACGGCGGCCCGGTCGGGACCTCGACGCGCGCGTTCAACGGGCTCGCGCAGCTGCTCGCATCGCACGGAGATCTCGTGCTGCAGCCGAACTACCGCGGCAGCGACAACTCCGGCGATGCGTTTCTGCAGGCGATCGTCGGTCCGGTCACCAGCGGCCCCGGCCGCGACAACCTCGCCGGCGTCGAAGCGGTGAAGAAGATGGGGATCGTCGATCCCGCGCGGATCGGCGTCTCCGGCTGGTCGGGCGGCGGCCTGCAAACGTCGTGGCTGATCGGCCACGCGACGTTCTGGCGCGCGGCGCTCAGCGGCGCCGCGGTGGACGACTGGTTCGAGCAGGCGACGCTCGCCGACATCAACGAGGAGTTCGCCGCGACGTTCCTCGGCGGCGCGACGCCGTGGACCGCCGACGGCCGCGCGAAGTACCGCGACGAGTCGCCGATCACGTACGCGAAGAACGTCAAAACGCCGACGCTGATCCTCACCGACAGCAGCGACCAGCGCGTTCCGATCTCGCAGTCGTTCGCGTTCTACCGCGCGCTGCAAGGCAACGGCGTCGACGTGCGCATGATCGAGTTCCCGCGCGTCGGCCACAACCCGACCGATCCGGTCGGCCGCGAAGCGCGCGTTCGCATCTGGACCGAGTGGTTCGACAAGTGGCTGAAGTGA
- a CDS encoding S9 family peptidase, translated as MMQRLALALTAAASAVMLLGAAPRPLELGDLRRLVTYGNVAIAPDGRHVAAIERRADYKENRMLARLVLIDVRTRAKRVLTPDRNSVSSAVWSPSGDRIAFLSAGGEKKTPQVWVLPVDGGEAMRLTDAERGVEGFAWRPDGHEIAYVTADEPANKKEIGAHDDAFTVTREAWTAHAAATPSHIWLIAAGGGTAHRLTSGTWSVAGGDLAYRPDGRAIAFSRNPDGTVDTVLRTTIGLADTKTGRVTTFGELGSNGPRFDRTGTFLTYNRPNAIADVQSDIVLANADGARAADLGAKLDLDAAGAEFLPDGSLITAATYGTHSHLFTLERSGAVTMLRTGDVNVNAPSVARDGTVAFSGSTATDPSEIYVFHIPGNVVVRKTPHDPFPGLQRLTSANGWLAAHALGTKRTLAYHGADGTPLDAVITEPPGFTKGKKYPLVLLIHGGPTGASRAQFSSLTALMAARGWLVMEPNYRGSDNHGAKSIATSLGKPMSVAGQDILDAIGILEREGIVDSARIGVSGWSAGGMMTSWLITHDTRWRAALSGAGVDSLVGVATMSDVNSYAPALLRGDPWADSAAMQRALEESPLTYADRVKTPTLIVTDAGDQRVPTPLSYEFYHAIRATGTPVELLVYPVNGHFPTDPLHAEDVNRRWIDWFAKHF; from the coding sequence GTGATGCAACGGCTCGCCCTTGCGCTCACGGCCGCGGCGAGCGCCGTGATGCTGCTCGGCGCCGCGCCGCGCCCGCTCGAGCTCGGCGATTTGCGCCGGCTGGTGACGTACGGAAACGTTGCGATCGCGCCCGACGGACGGCACGTCGCCGCGATCGAGCGCCGCGCCGACTACAAAGAGAACAGAATGCTCGCGCGCCTCGTCCTCATCGACGTGCGCACGCGCGCGAAGCGCGTCCTCACACCGGACCGCAACAGCGTCTCGAGCGCGGTCTGGTCGCCGAGCGGCGACCGTATCGCGTTCCTGAGCGCGGGCGGTGAGAAGAAGACTCCGCAAGTCTGGGTGCTCCCCGTCGACGGCGGCGAGGCGATGCGCCTCACCGACGCCGAGCGCGGCGTCGAGGGTTTCGCCTGGCGCCCCGACGGCCATGAGATCGCGTACGTCACCGCTGACGAGCCGGCGAACAAGAAAGAGATCGGCGCGCACGACGACGCGTTCACCGTCACGCGAGAAGCCTGGACGGCGCACGCCGCCGCGACGCCTTCGCACATCTGGCTGATCGCCGCCGGCGGCGGCACGGCGCACCGCCTCACCTCCGGAACGTGGAGCGTTGCGGGCGGCGACCTCGCCTATCGGCCCGACGGACGCGCGATCGCGTTCTCACGCAACCCCGACGGCACGGTCGACACGGTCCTCCGCACGACGATCGGTCTCGCCGACACGAAAACCGGCCGGGTGACCACGTTCGGCGAGCTCGGAAGTAACGGCCCGAGGTTCGACCGCACCGGGACGTTCCTGACGTACAACCGCCCGAACGCGATCGCCGACGTGCAGAGCGACATCGTCCTCGCGAACGCCGACGGCGCGCGTGCGGCTGACCTAGGCGCGAAGCTGGACCTGGACGCCGCGGGCGCGGAGTTCTTGCCGGACGGCTCGCTCATCACCGCCGCGACGTACGGGACGCATTCGCACCTCTTCACGCTCGAACGCAGCGGAGCGGTGACGATGCTTCGAACCGGAGATGTGAACGTCAATGCGCCGTCGGTCGCGCGCGACGGCACCGTCGCGTTCTCCGGATCGACTGCGACCGATCCGTCCGAGATCTACGTCTTTCACATCCCGGGCAACGTCGTCGTCCGCAAGACCCCGCATGATCCGTTTCCGGGCCTGCAGCGCCTGACCTCGGCGAACGGCTGGCTCGCCGCGCACGCGCTCGGCACGAAGCGCACGCTGGCGTACCACGGCGCGGACGGAACGCCGCTCGACGCGGTGATCACCGAACCGCCCGGCTTCACGAAAGGCAAGAAGTACCCGCTCGTCCTGCTGATCCACGGGGGCCCGACCGGGGCGTCGCGCGCGCAGTTCAGCTCGCTGACCGCGCTGATGGCCGCGCGCGGCTGGCTCGTGATGGAGCCGAACTACCGCGGCAGCGACAACCACGGCGCGAAGTCCATCGCGACCTCGCTCGGCAAGCCGATGTCGGTCGCGGGTCAGGACATTCTGGACGCCATCGGGATCCTCGAGCGCGAAGGGATCGTCGACAGCGCGCGCATCGGGGTCTCCGGGTGGTCGGCCGGCGGGATGATGACGTCGTGGCTGATCACGCACGACACGCGCTGGCGCGCCGCGCTCAGCGGTGCCGGCGTCGACTCGCTGGTCGGCGTCGCCACGATGAGCGACGTGAACTCCTACGCGCCCGCGCTCTTGCGCGGCGACCCGTGGGCCGATTCGGCGGCGATGCAGCGCGCGCTCGAAGAGTCGCCGCTCACCTACGCCGACCGCGTGAAAACACCGACGCTGATCGTCACCGATGCCGGCGACCAGCGCGTCCCGACACCGCTCTCGTACGAGTTCTACCACGCGATCCGCGCGACCGGAACGCCCGTCGAGCTGCTGGTCTATCCCGTCAACGGCCACTTCCCGACCGACCCGCTCCACGCCGAAGACGTCAACCGCCGCTGGATCGACTGGTTCGCCAAGCACTTCTGA
- a CDS encoding fumarylacetoacetate hydrolase family protein codes for MTFTTLRDGGVDHVGVRTARGIVDVARAAKALGIASPPLTVDDVIAGRGDVAALPRIVKDAPASSIRSEGSVQYGPVVTAPPKIVCVGLNYRAHIEETGEKPPPFPDLFNKYNTALNRHNGTVAVSKCPAVKFDYESELVMIVGKTARNVPEADALGYVFGYTTGNDFTARDPQQRVSQWMTGKTPDEFAPIGPWLVTADQIPNPQTLQIQTWVNDETTPRQDANTAQMIFNCAHILSYTSTFITLVPGDVIFTGTPSGVITGYPKDKQVWLKPGDRVRTTISKIGELHFTLT; via the coding sequence ATGACCTTCACCACCCTGCGCGACGGGGGTGTCGACCACGTCGGCGTTCGCACCGCGCGCGGGATCGTCGATGTCGCGCGCGCCGCCAAGGCGCTCGGCATCGCCTCGCCGCCGCTGACGGTCGACGACGTGATCGCGGGCCGCGGCGACGTCGCCGCGCTCCCGCGCATCGTCAAAGACGCGCCGGCGTCGTCGATTCGCAGCGAAGGCTCGGTGCAGTACGGGCCGGTGGTGACCGCGCCGCCGAAGATCGTCTGCGTCGGTTTGAACTACCGCGCGCACATCGAGGAGACCGGCGAGAAGCCGCCGCCGTTCCCCGACCTGTTCAACAAGTACAACACCGCGCTGAACCGCCACAACGGAACCGTCGCGGTCTCGAAGTGTCCGGCGGTGAAGTTCGACTACGAGTCCGAGCTGGTGATGATCGTCGGCAAGACCGCGCGCAACGTGCCGGAAGCCGACGCGCTCGGCTACGTCTTCGGCTACACGACCGGCAACGACTTCACCGCGCGCGATCCGCAGCAGCGCGTCTCGCAGTGGATGACCGGCAAGACGCCGGACGAGTTCGCGCCGATCGGACCCTGGCTCGTCACCGCCGACCAGATCCCGAACCCGCAGACGCTCCAGATTCAAACCTGGGTGAACGACGAGACGACGCCGCGCCAAGACGCCAACACCGCGCAGATGATCTTCAACTGCGCGCACATCCTGAGCTACACCTCGACGTTCATCACGCTCGTCCCCGGCGACGTCATCTTCACCGGCACGCCGAGCGGCGTGATCACCGGCTATCCCAAGGACAAGCAAGTCTGGCTCAAACCCGGCGACCGCGTCCGCACCACGATCTCGAAGATCGGAGAGCTGCACTTCACCTTGACGTGA